A stretch of DNA from Desulfosarcina ovata subsp. ovata:
CGGCCTGTTTGGCCATGGCGCGCTGCATCTCCTGGGGCAGGTCGATGTGCTTGAGTTCCACCGTGGCCACTTTGATGCCCCAGGGATCGGTGTGCGTATCCAGGATCTCCTGAAGCTGGGCATTGATCTTTTCACGGGCCGATAGGAGCTCGTCCAGTTCCGCCTGGCCGCACACGCTGCGCAGGGTCGTCTGGGCCAGCTGGGAAATGGCATAGCCGTAATTTTCCACCTCCACGATGGCCTTGATGGGCTCGATCACCCGGAAGTAGATCACGGCATTGACCTTGACCGACACATTATCCAGGGTAATCACGTCCTGGGGATCCACATCCATGGCCACCAGGCGCATGCTCACCTTGACCATCTTATCCACAATGGGAATCAGGATGATCAGTCCCGGCCCCTTGGCCTGGATGACCCGTCCCAGGCGGAAAATCACGCCCCGCTCGTACTCGTTGAGGATCCGCAGGGCAGTGGCCAGGAAAAAGACGACCAGTACGACGACACCGATGTAGGGAATCATGGATCCTCCTTTAATGCGATTCTTCGTTGATGGGTTCCACCTCCAGGGTGAGCCCGTCCATGGCGATCACCCGGACCCTGGCACCGGCCGCGACAGGGTCCGGGCAGCGGGCAAACCACAATTCTCCGTGGATCTGGACCCGGCCGGTGGGCGAAAGCGGCGTCTTTACGACGGCGATCTTACCGATCAGCCCCAGGCCACCGGTCATGGGCTGGCGGGTATGGGCGCGGAACACCAGGGCGGCCACGGCCACGAAAAAACCGCCCACCAGCGCCAGGGTGGGAATGATCACCTGCCAGGAAACCCCCATCTGCCCGTCCGTGCGATCGAACAGCATCACCGAACCGATCAGCAGGCTGACGATGCCGGCCACGCTGAGCAGGCCGTAACTGGCAATTTTCATCTCCAGAATGAAAAAGATCAACGCCAGCACAATCAACAGCACCCCGGCCACGTTGACCGGCAGGGTCTGGAAGGCGTAAAAAGCCAGCACCAGGGCAATACTGCCGATGACCCCCGGCAGAACCACCCCCGGATGGGAAAGCTCGAAGTAGAGGCCGGCCAGGCCGATCATCATCAGAATATAGGCGATATTGGGATCGCTGAGGGCCTTGAGGATGCGGACCCTCAGGGATTCGGCGATCCAGACCCGCTGGTCGGGATCGACGGCAATCGGCGTTCTGCCGGAAAGCTCGCGGCCGTTGATTTGGGCAAGCAGGTCATCGAGATCGCGGGCCACCAGATCGATGATCTTTTTATCCAAAGCCTCGCTTTCGGTGACCGATACGCTCTCGCGCACCGCCTCCTCGGCCCACTTGACATTGCGGCCGCGCCGTTCGGCAATGCTTTTGATAAACGCCACGGTATCGTTGGTCACCTTCTCGGCCATGGTCTCGCCGATGTCCTTGCCGCCGGCGTTCACCGGGTGGGCCGCACCGATGTGGGTACCCGGCGCCATGGCCGCCACGTCGGCCGCCATGGTGATCATCACCCCGGCCGAGGCCGCCCGGGCCCCCGAAGGGGCCACGTAGACCACTACCGGCACGCGGCTGTCGTAAATGGCCATGACCATCTGGCGCGTGGATTCCACCAGCCCACCGGGCGTATCCAGCAGGATCACAAGGCAGCCGGCGCCCGCCTCGCCGGCCTGATCGATGGCATCGGCCATGAAATCGGCCGTGGCCGGGGTGACGGCACCGCTCAAGGTCACCAGATAGACCGGCGGACCGTCGGACCGGGCCGAAGCGAACGGGATCAGGCCAAGCACGGTGCAAACCAGAAAAACGGCAATCAATCGTTGGCGCATAACACCCCCTGGTGGCAGGAAAAGGGGCGCAAGGCCGGTCGGACGTCAGGTGGTCAGCTTTTTCATGATCTTCTGCACGTCTTCCCATACCTCGCGTTTTTTGTTCGGATTACGCAGCAAAAATGCCGGATGAAAAGTCGGCATCAACGGGATGCCCATGAATTCATGGAACCGTCCCCGCAGGCGGGAGATGGGCGTTTTGGATTCCAGAAGGGTCTGGGCGGCCACACCGCCCAGGGTACAGATCGCCTGCGGCCCGATGGCCGCCAGTTGGCGCTTGAGAAAGGGCAGGCAGCAGCGGATCTCATCCGGTTCCGGGTTGCGGTTTCCGGGCGGCCGGCACTTGACGATGTTGGCGATATAGACCGTCTCGCGGGAGAGCTTCATGGCGGCGATAATTTTGGTCAGCAGCTGCCCGGCCGGGCCGACAAAGGGGTGCCCGCACCGATCCTCTTCAAAGCCGGGTCCCTCGCCCACGAAAACCAGGCGGGCCCTGGGGTCCCCTTCGCCGAAAACGATGTGGGAACGGCCCCGGCTCAGGGGGCAGCGGGTGCACGTGCCCAGATCGGCGCGAATGGCGTCCAGGGTTTCGGGCACTGTTGCCACGACGTCCGCCTCTGTCGGCGTCTCTTGGTCCGCTGGGGGAAGCGTTCCTGTTTGCGCGTCCCTTTGCGGTATCCCCAGCCGGGCCAGGGTCGCCAGCCCCTCGGCTGAGCAATCGAACCCGGTGCAGCCGCTCGCTTTCAGGTACACCAGGCTGCTGCGCACCTGCCTGAGGAGTTGCACCACAGAGGCCGGTCGACGCAACGGGCGGGGGTTGGCATCCATGGGATCAATTTTCCTGTGGCGCGGCTGCAGGATCAGAGACGTTCCCGCCGACGCGAATCATCAAGGCCACCTCATCGAGGATGCGGTGCGCCACGGCGGCCTTGTCCATCACATCCAAAGAAGCCTTGCGGCCGTCGGCGAAAAAAAGCGTCATGCGATTGGTGTCGGCGGCAAAGCCCGAGTCGGGCGGCCCGATCAAATTGGCGGCGATCATATCCAGGTTTTTGGCGGCCACCTTTTGCATCGCATAGGTCTCCATGTCGCGGGTCTCGGCGGCAAAGCCCACCAGGATCTGGCCGGCCCGTTTGCGCTGCCCGAGGGTCTTGAGGATGTCCGTGGTGCGCGTCAGGGCCAGTTGAATATCCCCGTCGCCCTTTTTAACCTTGTGGGCTTCACTGACCACCGGCCGGTAATCGGAAACCGCGGCCACCTTGATGATCACATCGGCCTGGTCCATGCGCGCGAACACCGCCTCGGCCATCTGGTCGACACTGACCACCGGCACCATCTCCACATTGAGCGGCGGGGCCAGGGCCACCGGTCCGCTCACCAGGGTGACGTCGGCACCGCGGTTTTCGGCGGCGCGGGCAATGGCGTAGCCCATCTTCCCGGATGAGGGATTGCTGATAAAGCGTACCGGGTCGATGGCCTCACGGGTGGGGCCGGCGGTCACCAGCACCCGTTTGCCGGCCAGGTCGTCGGGCGTCAGATAGCTGATCAGCCGATCGACGATCTCCTCGGGCTCGGGCAGCCGTCCCGGACCGCTGGTCTTGCAGGCCAGTTCGCCGACACCGGGCGCCAGGATCCGGCAGCCGTCGGCCGCCAGCTGTTCCAGGTTGCGCTGAGTGGCCGGGTGCTCGAACATGTTGGAATTCATCGAGGGGCAGATCATCACCGGGCAGGTGACGGCAAGCATGAAGGTGCTCAGGGCGTCATCGGCGATACCGCCGGCCATCTTGGCGACCATGTTGGCCGTGGCCGGCGCCACAACCACGGCCTGGGCCGCATCCGCCCAGGCGATATGCTGGATGGCGGCATCGTCCGTTTCGGCGAAAAGATCCAGGCAGACCGGGTTTTCCGAAAGCACGGCAAAGGTCGTGGGTCCCACGAAGCGGGCGGCACTGCCGGTCATGATCACCCGCACGCGGGCCCCCAGTTTCACCAGCCGCCGGAGCAGTTCCACACTTTTGTAGGCCGCGATTCCGCCGCAGACCCCCAGAACAATATTTTTGTTTTTCAGAAGGCTATTTTTCATCGGGTTGAACAGCCACCGCTGTCTCTTCCTCTTTGGTCACGATTGGGATCCGGATGCGTTGCAGCCGCCGGAGCGTCTGCTGTTGGAACAGCAGGTGAACCCACTGTCGGATGGTGGACGCCGCCGCCGGCCAGTCGGCCGGAACCGGCGGGATTTTCTCCAGCACCGCTGCCAGGGCCTCCCGGAGGTCGCTTCGGTCGGGATTCCCGGCCAGCAGATGGCGATAAATGCGGACCGCTTCGGCATATCGCCCCTGGCCGGCATGAATACGGGCCATGGTGCTCGTATAAAAGGGGTTGTTTTCTTCCGCTGTCATTTTACTTCTCCCGCCCAGCCATATCGGAACGGATGATAATCAGGTCATTTTTGCCGATCATGCCCAACTCATCCCGCGCCACCCGTTCAATGTAAACCGGATCGTTTTTCAGGCGGCCGATGGTATGGTACAGATCGACATTCTCTGCGGCAAGAGTCTCGTTTTCCGCCGCCATTGCCGCTTCACGCGCCCTGAGTCGCGACAGTTCGACCCGCCCCTTGTCGCCGAAAACGATCCACAACAGCAGATTGACCAGTACCAGGGCCGCAGCGCCAACCACACATTTGAACCCCAGGCTCATGATCGCGTCAGGCTCCTTTTCACCAATCCGGCCACCTTTTGCCATTCGGCAATTTTAAACAGCCAGGCGGCAGCGGCAAAAACGGCAACGCCGCCACCAATGGCCGCGCCGATGGCCACCAACAGGCGGATTACACCGGCGCTGCCCGCATCCGGGGCGACGGCCCGGCACACCCACACGGCAACGCCTGCCATCATGGCCGAAGCGGCCAGGGTTTTGAGGGTACTGACCCCGATCCGCCGCCAGCGGATGGCCCCCATCCGTTGCCGCAGCACATAGACCAGCAGAACCAGATTGATCATGGAAGCGAGCGATGTGGCCAACGCCAGTCCGCAGTGCTTCATGGGCCCCATGAGGGCCATGCCCAGAAGGATATTGGCGGCAATGGAGATCGTGGCCGTTTTGACCGGCGTACGGGTATCCTGCATTGCGTAGAAGGTGGATACCACGATCCGTACGGCAGAAAAGGCCCACAACCCCAGACAATAGTACAAAAGGGCATCGGAGGTCAATCGCGCGGTCCAGGCGTCGAAGGCCCCGCGCTTGAACAAAAGTACCACAATGGGGTACCGCAGGACAATCAGCCCCACCATGGCCGGGATGGTAATGAACAACACCAGGCTGATGGCGTGCCCGAAGGTATCGCCCATGCCGGCATGGTCGCCGCCGGCCGCCTGTCGCGACAAACTGGGCAGAACGGCCGTGGCCGCGGCCTGAGCAAAAATTCCCAGCGGAAACTGAACCAGGCGATCGGCATAATAAAGGTAGGAGACACTGCCTTCGGGCAGCAGGGAGGCCAAGAGCGTTCCCACCAGGATGTTGATCTGATAGACCGCCGCGCCGAAAATGGTGGGCAGCATGAGCAGGCCGACACGCCTCATGGCCGGGTGCCACAATCCTGATCGACGCCAGAAGCGCACCCCGTGTCGCACCAGGAAAGGCAGTTGCAGGGCCAACTGCAGAGCCCCGCCCAAAAGAACCCCGCCGGCCAGTCCCAGCACGCGCACGGTTTCCGAATCGGAAAAGCGCGAGACGGCGGCGATGGCACCGATCATGGCCAGGTTGAGCAGCACGGGCGCCACCGCGGGGGCGGCAAAATGGCCCAGGACGTTCAGGATCCCCATGCACAGGGCTACCAGCCCGATAAAGATCACATACGGAAACATCAAGCGCGTCAGGGTCACGGTCAGGGCCATCTTCTCCGGAAGATGGGAAAAACCGGGGGCCACCACGCGGATGATCCAGGGGGCGGCAACGACGCCGACCAGGGTCACTCCCAGCAGCACGAGGAAGAGGAGTTTCATGGCGCTGATCGCCAGGCGGATCCCCTCCTCACGGTCACCGTTGACCATCACATCGGTAAATACCGGAACAAAGGCGATACTCAGCGAGCCCTCGCCGAAAAGCCGGCGCAGCAGATTGGGGATCCGGAAAGCCGCGATGAAGGCATCCGCTGCCATTCCGGCCCCAAAAAAGGAAGCCACCACCATGTCGCGCACATAACCGAAAACGCGACTGAGCAGGGTGGCGGCACCAACGACCCCGGCAGCACGGGTGACCCTGCGGTTTTCCCTGCCGGCCGGGTTAGACGGATCCGAATTCATGAGTTCCCGCCCATCAATGAATCACACAAAAAACCTTGACTTACCCAAGTTTTTTGGCTATCAGGAAGTTTTGTATTTTCCAATTAATTTCCGAAAGGAGTAACAGAAGGTGGCAAACCATAAATCAGCATTGAAACGCGCCGTTCAGAACAACCGGCGGCGCCTGCGGAACAAGGCCGTTCAGACCCGGGTAAAAAACGCTGTCAAAGATGTGCGCCTCGCTGTGGCCGAAAACGCGGAAAACAGCATTGAGCGCCTCAACGCGGCCAAATCCGATATCGACAAAGCAGCCAAAAAAGGCGTCCTGCACAAAAAGACCGCCGCCCGCAAGATTTCCCGCCTGACCAAAATGATCAACGCCCAGCAGGCCTGATCCGGGCCGGCGACGACCGTCTTGATCCAACGGCAGCGCCGACGCGTTGCCGTTTGTATTTCGGTGGTCCGGCCGCAGCACCATCAGAAATTATCCGTCATCAGGCTGAAGGCGGCTTCAGCCAGTTTTTCCGAAACTTCGGCAATGGCCTCAGACTCGTTCTGATCCGTTGCCGTTTCATTTTCTTTCTCCACCGTATAGGCCTGTTGCTCAGACAGACTGCCCGAAGACCAAAAGGTCCGCCCGTCGGGCGTGACCAGGCGAAGGTTCAGCGTGCCGACCACCCGTTTTTCTACAGCGGTGGAGACGCTGGAACGGGAAATCGTGGTGGTGGACAGACTGATCGTGCCGGACAGAATCGCATCGGCCGAGGCCTTGTTCTTAGCGATCGCCGCCTCTCGCTTACGGGTGAACTCGTAAATCAAATCATTGGTAAAGATGCTCTCCACACCGCTTTCGGACGATCGGTTTTCCAGCATGGTGATGAATATCCGCGACACCCCGCCCGGAAAGCTGCCGCCACCGGAGAAATGATAGCCGCATGCGGTCAACACCACCACGCATGCGGCTGCCAGGATTTGCTTCCACCTGTTTTTCATAAATAGTTCCAATAAGTTAAACAACAACATTCACCAGTTTGTTTTTCACCGCAATGACCTTCTTAACCGGTTTTCCGCCGATAAACGCTGCGATCCGCTCATCGGCCAGGGCCGTCTGCTTGAGTGTTTCCGGGTCGGCATCCAGGGCGGCCGAAAAGCGGCTGCGCAGTTTGCCGTTGACCTGGATCACGATCTCGATTTCATCCTTGACCGTTGCCGCCTCATCAAAGGTCGGCCACGCGCACAGCAGCACGCTGCCCTCATGCCCCATGGCCTCCCACAGTTCGTCGCAGAAATGGGGAACGATGGGGGCGAGCAGCAGGACGGTGGTTTCCAGGGCGAAGCCCATGGTTGCCTTGGACGCCTCGTCCAGGTGGGCCGCATCATCCACAGCCTGCATGGCATTGACCAGCTCCATGACGGCGCTGATCACCGTGTTGAAGTGGAAGCGCTCTTCGATATCCTGGGTCACCCGTTTGACGGTTTCGTGGGTCTTGCGGTAGAGCTCCTTGAACGGGCCGTCCAGGGATTTGGGATCGGCGGATCTTCCGGCAGCGCCGTCAACCAGCGGCAGCCAGCGGTCGGCCAGACGCCAGACGCGCTGCAGAAAGCGGAAACTACCCTCGACGCCCTGTTCGCTCCACTCCAGATCCCGTTCGGGCGGTGCGGCGAACAGGCAAAACAGCCGGGTGGTGTCGGCGCCGTACTGGTCGAGCAACACATTGGGATCGATGACGTTCTTTTTCGATTTGGACATCTTCTCGACCCGGCCGACGGTCACCGCTTTGCCGCACTGGCTGCAGGTGCGGTCCGAACCGTCGCCATCGATCACCTGTTCGGGAAAAAGAAAACCGTGCTCGGGGCAGGCCGTGGTCTCCTTGCACACCATGCCCTGGGTCAACAGGCGCGTAAACGGCTCCTTGAAGTGGACCAGTCCCAGGGTTTCCAGCACGCGGGTGAAATAGCGCGAGTAGAGCAGGTGCAAGATGGCGTGCTCCACCCCGCCGATATACTGATCCACCGGCATCCAGTAGTCCACGGCCGCCGGATCGAACATGCCCGTTTCACAGCGCGGGCTGCAGTAGCGTTCGAAATACCAGGAAGACTCCACAAAGGTATCCATGGTGTCGGTCTCCCGGCGGGCGTCCTCGCGCCCGCATTTCGGGCAGCGGGTCCTGGCGAACGACTCCAGACCGGCCAGGGGCGACCGGCCGCCCTCCAGCAGGTCGGCCTCCTCGGGCAGCACGATGGGCAGGTCCGCCTCGGGCACCGGAACGATGCCGCAGTCGGGGCAGTGAATCATGGGAATCGGCGCGCCCCAGTAGCGCTGGCGGGAGATTCCCCAGTCGCGCAGGCGAAAACTGACCGTCTTCTTACCGATTCCGTTTTTATCCATGTACCCGGTGATGGCCTCAATGGCCTCGCGGTTGCCCTGACCATTGAAGTCGCCTGAGTTGACCATGGTGCCATCGGCGGTGTAGGCCGCCTCCATGGTGGCCCCGTCCAGGGTTTCGCCCGGCGGGCTGACCACGACGATGACGGGCAGGTCGTATTTGCGGGCGAAATCGAAGTCACGCTGATCGTGGGCCGGCACCGACATGACCGCACCGGTACCGTATTCCATGAGGGCGAAGTTGGCCGTGTAGACCGGCATGCGCCGTCCGTTCATGGGGTTGATGCAGTATGCGCCGGTAAAGACCCCTTCCTTTTCGTAGCTCTCGATGGCCTTGGAGGAACGGTCCTGCAGGGAAATGCGCTCGACAAACGCCGCCACCGCCGCTTCCTGGGCGGTTCCCGCGGCCAGTTCCGGCACCAGGGGGTGCTCCGGCGCCAGGCACATGAAGGTGGCCCCGAACACCGTGTCCGGACGGGTGGTGAAAACACTGATGATCGCGTCGCTGTTTTCCACGCCAAAGCGGATTTCGGCACCGACGCTTTTCCCGATCCAGTTGCGCTGCATGGTGGTGACCTTGTCAGGCCAGCCGGGCAGAAG
This window harbors:
- a CDS encoding slipin family protein, whose translation is MIPYIGVVVLVVFFLATALRILNEYERGVIFRLGRVIQAKGPGLIILIPIVDKMVKVSMRLVAMDVDPQDVITLDNVSVKVNAVIYFRVIEPIKAIVEVENYGYAISQLAQTTLRSVCGQAELDELLSAREKINAQLQEILDTHTDPWGIKVATVELKHIDLPQEMQRAMAKQAEAERERRAKVINAEGEFQAADRLAAAAEIIDAHPTAIQLRYLQTMREMSAENNTTTVFPLPIDLFRPFLKGLRKDE
- a CDS encoding NfeD family protein; this translates as MRQRLIAVFLVCTVLGLIPFASARSDGPPVYLVTLSGAVTPATADFMADAIDQAGEAGAGCLVILLDTPGGLVESTRQMVMAIYDSRVPVVVYVAPSGARAASAGVMITMAADVAAMAPGTHIGAAHPVNAGGKDIGETMAEKVTNDTVAFIKSIAERRGRNVKWAEEAVRESVSVTESEALDKKIIDLVARDLDDLLAQINGRELSGRTPIAVDPDQRVWIAESLRVRILKALSDPNIAYILMMIGLAGLYFELSHPGVVLPGVIGSIALVLAFYAFQTLPVNVAGVLLIVLALIFFILEMKIASYGLLSVAGIVSLLIGSVMLFDRTDGQMGVSWQVIIPTLALVGGFFVAVAALVFRAHTRQPMTGGLGLIGKIAVVKTPLSPTGRVQIHGELWFARCPDPVAAGARVRVIAMDGLTLEVEPINEESH
- a CDS encoding uracil-DNA glycosylase; amino-acid sequence: MDANPRPLRRPASVVQLLRQVRSSLVYLKASGCTGFDCSAEGLATLARLGIPQRDAQTGTLPPADQETPTEADVVATVPETLDAIRADLGTCTRCPLSRGRSHIVFGEGDPRARLVFVGEGPGFEEDRCGHPFVGPAGQLLTKIIAAMKLSRETVYIANIVKCRPPGNRNPEPDEIRCCLPFLKRQLAAIGPQAICTLGGVAAQTLLESKTPISRLRGRFHEFMGIPLMPTFHPAFLLRNPNKKREVWEDVQKIMKKLTT
- the coaBC gene encoding bifunctional phosphopantothenoylcysteine decarboxylase/phosphopantothenate--cysteine ligase CoaBC, with translation MKNSLLKNKNIVLGVCGGIAAYKSVELLRRLVKLGARVRVIMTGSAARFVGPTTFAVLSENPVCLDLFAETDDAAIQHIAWADAAQAVVVAPATANMVAKMAGGIADDALSTFMLAVTCPVMICPSMNSNMFEHPATQRNLEQLAADGCRILAPGVGELACKTSGPGRLPEPEEIVDRLISYLTPDDLAGKRVLVTAGPTREAIDPVRFISNPSSGKMGYAIARAAENRGADVTLVSGPVALAPPLNVEMVPVVSVDQMAEAVFARMDQADVIIKVAAVSDYRPVVSEAHKVKKGDGDIQLALTRTTDILKTLGQRKRAGQILVGFAAETRDMETYAMQKVAAKNLDMIAANLIGPPDSGFAADTNRMTLFFADGRKASLDVMDKAAVAHRILDEVALMIRVGGNVSDPAAAPQEN
- a CDS encoding tetratricopeptide repeat protein, which produces MTAEENNPFYTSTMARIHAGQGRYAEAVRIYRHLLAGNPDRSDLREALAAVLEKIPPVPADWPAAASTIRQWVHLLFQQQTLRRLQRIRIPIVTKEEETAVAVQPDEK
- a CDS encoding septum formation initiator family protein; the encoded protein is MSLGFKCVVGAAALVLVNLLLWIVFGDKGRVELSRLRAREAAMAAENETLAAENVDLYHTIGRLKNDPVYIERVARDELGMIGKNDLIIIRSDMAGREK
- the murJ gene encoding murein biosynthesis integral membrane protein MurJ, producing the protein MNSDPSNPAGRENRRVTRAAGVVGAATLLSRVFGYVRDMVVASFFGAGMAADAFIAAFRIPNLLRRLFGEGSLSIAFVPVFTDVMVNGDREEGIRLAISAMKLLFLVLLGVTLVGVVAAPWIIRVVAPGFSHLPEKMALTVTLTRLMFPYVIFIGLVALCMGILNVLGHFAAPAVAPVLLNLAMIGAIAAVSRFSDSETVRVLGLAGGVLLGGALQLALQLPFLVRHGVRFWRRSGLWHPAMRRVGLLMLPTIFGAAVYQINILVGTLLASLLPEGSVSYLYYADRLVQFPLGIFAQAAATAVLPSLSRQAAGGDHAGMGDTFGHAISLVLFITIPAMVGLIVLRYPIVVLLFKRGAFDAWTARLTSDALLYYCLGLWAFSAVRIVVSTFYAMQDTRTPVKTATISIAANILLGMALMGPMKHCGLALATSLASMINLVLLVYVLRQRMGAIRWRRIGVSTLKTLAASAMMAGVAVWVCRAVAPDAGSAGVIRLLVAIGAAIGGGVAVFAAAAWLFKIAEWQKVAGLVKRSLTRS
- the rpsT gene encoding 30S ribosomal protein S20 gives rise to the protein MANHKSALKRAVQNNRRRLRNKAVQTRVKNAVKDVRLAVAENAENSIERLNAAKSDIDKAAKKGVLHKKTAARKISRLTKMINAQQA
- the lptE gene encoding LPS assembly lipoprotein LptE → MKNRWKQILAAACVVVLTACGYHFSGGGSFPGGVSRIFITMLENRSSESGVESIFTNDLIYEFTRKREAAIAKNKASADAILSGTISLSTTTISRSSVSTAVEKRVVGTLNLRLVTPDGRTFWSSGSLSEQQAYTVEKENETATDQNESEAIAEVSEKLAEAAFSLMTDNF
- the leuS gene encoding leucine--tRNA ligase; this encodes MDSRYQPQAIETKWQDRWQADQLFKVNEALGREKYYLLEMFPYPSGKIHMGHVRNYTIGDVVARYKRMRGFNVLHPMGWDAFGMPAENAAIANRTHPAQWTYENIATMRAQLKRMGFSYDWDRELATCRPEYYRWEQWLFLQMVERGMAYRKESYVNWCEPCQTVLANEQVEAGMCWRCGKPVRQKKLWQWFFKITDFAEDLLVHCDLLPGWPDKVTTMQRNWIGKSVGAEIRFGVENSDAIISVFTTRPDTVFGATFMCLAPEHPLVPELAAGTAQEAAVAAFVERISLQDRSSKAIESYEKEGVFTGAYCINPMNGRRMPVYTANFALMEYGTGAVMSVPAHDQRDFDFARKYDLPVIVVVSPPGETLDGATMEAAYTADGTMVNSGDFNGQGNREAIEAITGYMDKNGIGKKTVSFRLRDWGISRQRYWGAPIPMIHCPDCGIVPVPEADLPIVLPEEADLLEGGRSPLAGLESFARTRCPKCGREDARRETDTMDTFVESSWYFERYCSPRCETGMFDPAAVDYWMPVDQYIGGVEHAILHLLYSRYFTRVLETLGLVHFKEPFTRLLTQGMVCKETTACPEHGFLFPEQVIDGDGSDRTCSQCGKAVTVGRVEKMSKSKKNVIDPNVLLDQYGADTTRLFCLFAAPPERDLEWSEQGVEGSFRFLQRVWRLADRWLPLVDGAAGRSADPKSLDGPFKELYRKTHETVKRVTQDIEERFHFNTVISAVMELVNAMQAVDDAAHLDEASKATMGFALETTVLLLAPIVPHFCDELWEAMGHEGSVLLCAWPTFDEAATVKDEIEIVIQVNGKLRSRFSAALDADPETLKQTALADERIAAFIGGKPVKKVIAVKNKLVNVVV